The Microterricola viridarii nucleotide sequence CCCAGCTCGCGCGTGCCCTCGGCCTGGCCGGCCAGTACGACGACGGCGACGCGGTGCTGAACGCGATCGACAGCGACAGCCCGATCGTGGCCGCGCGCATCGCCTTGGAGCGGGGGCGGCTGCGGGTCGCGGAGGGCGTCCCGGAGGAGGCCGTCCCGCTGTTCACGAAGGCCGCCCGTGACGCGGCGGCCGGCGGCGTGACCTTCCTGGTGCTCGATGCCGTGCACATGCTGGCGCTGACGGATGCCGGCCACGAAGAGGAGTGGGCCGCCGACGGGCTCGAGCTCCTGGCCACGGCCACCCAGGCGCGCACCCAGCGCTGGGGGGTGGCGCTGAACAACAACCTGGCCTGGTACCTGCACGACAACGGGCGACCGGAGGAGGCGCTGCCCTACTTCGAGCGTGCGCTGGACTTCGCGACGTCGGTCGGCACCGCCGACCAGCGCTTCCTCGCCCGCTGGGCGATCGCGCGCTGCCTGCGCTCCCTCGGGCGCACCGGGGAGGCGCTGGAGCTGCAGCGCGTGTTGGCCGTGCAACGACCGGACGACCCCTACGTCGCCGCCGAGATCGCCGTGTTGCTCGCGCCGCCGGAGGACGTGTCGGAGCAAGCGCCTACGATCGAAGAATGACCGAGCAGCCAGACTCCGCGTCCGCGCGGCGCGGCGGTTCACCGCCGACGATCGCCCCGGGGCTGGCCTCCCTCGACGACAAGATCGCCGGCGTGCTCGGCGGGCGCACGGCATCCGCCCTGCAGAAGTCCTTTGGCATGCTCACCATGGGCGACCTGCTCGCGCACTACCCGCGGCGCTACGCCAAGCGGGGGGAGCTGACAGCGCTCAGCGAGCTGCCCATCGGCGAGAACGTCACGATCGTCGGCCAGGTGATCGAGGCGCGCGAGCGCACCATGAAGACCCGACGCGGCTCGATCGTGGAGATCAAGATCAGCGACGGCAAGGGGGGCCTGGTCGGCCTCACCTTCTTCAATCAGCGCTGGCGGCTGGAGACGCTGCGCCCCGGCGTGCGCGGCATCTTCGCCGGCAAGATCACCGACTACCGGGGCACGCTGCAGCTCGCGCACCCGCACTTCGCCCCGTTCGAGGAGCATCCAGACGACGACGAGGCGGATGCGGCCGACGAGGAGCGGGCGCGGCGCTGGGCCGAGGCACCCATCCCCATCTACCCGGCCAGCAATCAGGTGACCAGCGCGGAGCTGACCACCATCATGCGCACCGCGCTCGACACGCTCGGGCTGGTGCCCGACCCGGTGCCGCCCGCGGTGCGGCGGGAGAAGTCGCTGCTCGACCAGGGCAGGGCCCTCACCGCGATCCACCGGCCGGAGAAGGACGCCGACTGGATCGGCGCCCGGCGCACCCTGCGCTACACGGAGGCCTTCGTGCTGCAGGCGGCCCTGCTCCAGCAACGCGCCCGTTCCCGGGCCGAGGCGGCAACACCCCGGATGCCGAAGCCGGGCGGGCTGCTCGAGCGCTTCGACGCCGCCCTTCCCTTCGCCCTGACGAACGACCAGCTGACGGTCGGCGCGGAGATCGCGGGCGACCTCGCCGTCGCCTCGCCGATGAACCGCCTCGTGCAGGGCGAGGTGGGCTCGGGCAAGACGATCGTCGCGCTGCGGGCGATGCTCGCCGTTGCCGACTCCGGCGGGCAGTCGGCCATGCTGGCGCCGACGGAGGTGCTGGCCTCCCAGCACCTGCGCTCGATCGTGCGCGCGCTCGGCCCCGAGCTCGCTGCGGAGCTGGTGCCCACCCTGCTCACCGGCCAGCAGCCGGTCGCCGAGCGGCGCAGGGCCACACTGCGGGCCGTGTCGGGGCAG carries:
- a CDS encoding tetratricopeptide repeat protein is translated as MSDLNLSPKTIDQTVLDQLWNFADPQLSAERFRRASDDPEYSDEARSELATQLARALGLAGQYDDGDAVLNAIDSDSPIVAARIALERGRLRVAEGVPEEAVPLFTKAARDAAAGGVTFLVLDAVHMLALTDAGHEEEWAADGLELLATATQARTQRWGVALNNNLAWYLHDNGRPEEALPYFERALDFATSVGTADQRFLARWAIARCLRSLGRTGEALELQRVLAVQRPDDPYVAAEIAVLLAPPEDVSEQAPTIEE
- a CDS encoding ATP-dependent DNA helicase RecG, whose product is MTEQPDSASARRGGSPPTIAPGLASLDDKIAGVLGGRTASALQKSFGMLTMGDLLAHYPRRYAKRGELTALSELPIGENVTIVGQVIEARERTMKTRRGSIVEIKISDGKGGLVGLTFFNQRWRLETLRPGVRGIFAGKITDYRGTLQLAHPHFAPFEEHPDDDEADAADEERARRWAEAPIPIYPASNQVTSAELTTIMRTALDTLGLVPDPVPPAVRREKSLLDQGRALTAIHRPEKDADWIGARRTLRYTEAFVLQAALLQQRARSRAEAATPRMPKPGGLLERFDAALPFALTNDQLTVGAEIAGDLAVASPMNRLVQGEVGSGKTIVALRAMLAVADSGGQSAMLAPTEVLASQHLRSIVRALGPELAAELVPTLLTGQQPVAERRRATLRAVSGQARIVVGTHALLGDAVAFYDLGLVVVDEQHRFGVDQREALRLKGRQPHVLVLTATPIPRTVAMTVFGDLDVSVISELPAGRPGIESFTVPLALKPAWEPQIWRRLTEELAQGRQGFVVCPAIEPKQLEDGEQLENDAEPGAAPMATVATVLGELRAHPALVGRRIEPLHGRMSSEEKESTMLAFAAGQIDVLVATTVIEVGVDVPNASMMVVLDADRFGVSQLHQLRGRIGRGGVPGVCLLVTRAVPESVGLARVEAVAATLDGFELAQVDLELRREGNVLGGLQSGGRSSLRLLRVATDGEVILDARRAAEVIIDEDPELAMHPDLSAAVERRLDDASRDFLSKN